From a single Actinomycetota bacterium genomic region:
- a CDS encoding TetR/AcrR family transcriptional regulator, with product MGRKSGTTLRADGGPKAGACGSGGEPARVEATRDERPTKGARTRQRIVGHATLLMYANGYARTSIEDVIRAAGITKGSFYFHFRSKEDLGYAVIQSAADYILGRLREALEKPGLSSWERLEAMLREIQGIVEAADCTRGCILGNLALETSHDHPGFREAIAAAFREWWDLIASHLENMKEEGQLPPNFDCQAYAQFAVSALEGGIMMSKVTRDPGPMRTAANLMLELLKKAWEGKLTAAKRVPAPGAIRKPGRKGPGKEEK from the coding sequence ATGGGACGCAAAAGCGGGACGACCCTCCGCGCGGACGGCGGACCAAAGGCGGGCGCCTGCGGGAGCGGCGGCGAGCCCGCGCGAGTGGAAGCGACGCGGGACGAGCGCCCCACCAAGGGCGCGCGCACCCGGCAACGCATCGTGGGGCACGCTACCCTCCTCATGTACGCCAACGGCTACGCCCGCACCTCCATCGAGGACGTCATCCGCGCCGCGGGCATCACCAAGGGCAGCTTTTACTTCCACTTCCGGTCCAAGGAGGACCTGGGATATGCGGTCATCCAGAGCGCCGCGGATTATATCCTGGGCCGCCTGCGGGAGGCCCTGGAAAAACCCGGCCTCTCCTCCTGGGAACGCCTGGAGGCCATGCTGCGGGAGATACAGGGCATCGTGGAGGCCGCTGACTGCACGCGGGGCTGCATCCTGGGGAACCTGGCCCTGGAGACCAGCCACGACCATCCCGGCTTCCGGGAAGCCATCGCCGCTGCCTTCCGCGAGTGGTGGGACCTTATCGCCTCCCATCTGGAGAACATGAAAGAGGAGGGTCAATTGCCTCCCAACTTCGACTGCCAGGCCTACGCCCAGTTCGCGGTGAGTGCCCTGGAGGGCGGCATCATGATGAGCAAGGTGACCCGGGACCCGGGGCCCATGCGCACGGCGGCAAACCTCATGCTGGAACTCCTAAAAAAGGCATGGGAAGGGAAGCTTACCGCTGCGAAGCGGGTTCCCGCGCCCGGCGCGATCCGGAAACCGGGAAGGAAAGGACCGGGAAAGGAGGAGAAATGA
- a CDS encoding 4Fe-4S binding protein: MTEDVYRRLAAHLDKMPIGAPMSEELLEILRLLFTPEEADLACKLPFTNTGLEDLASQLGGDPEALRGMLDTMATKGTVFRSTKQGLTRYRLLPTLVGFSETPFWPGKENETVRRLAPLWIKYLYRGGWGKEIAGRKVPLVRAVPVEEEVSSTSEVLPYETVKDLVKKVDYLAVAYCPCRQMKAYVGEGCEHERENCFHFGSMGRYIVEHGMGRQLTLEETLKKLQEAHEEGLVFSADNYQGKISTLCCCCGCCCVFLQCRKALGYTNAMAPSNYVASVDEDACTGCGTCEERCPVGAISLDGRETAAVDAAACLGCGVCVPTCSGEALALKRREGAAGIPTLEEFLASQLES; the protein is encoded by the coding sequence ATGACCGAGGACGTTTACCGCCGATTGGCCGCTCACCTGGACAAGATGCCCATCGGGGCCCCCATGAGCGAGGAGCTCCTGGAGATCCTCCGCCTGCTCTTCACCCCGGAGGAGGCAGATCTCGCCTGTAAGCTACCCTTCACCAACACCGGCCTCGAGGACCTCGCTTCGCAGCTCGGCGGGGACCCGGAGGCCCTGCGGGGGATGCTCGACACCATGGCCACAAAGGGGACGGTCTTCAGGAGCACCAAGCAGGGGTTGACCAGGTACAGGCTGCTACCCACCCTGGTGGGCTTCTCGGAGACTCCCTTCTGGCCGGGAAAGGAAAACGAGACGGTGCGCCGGCTCGCTCCCCTGTGGATAAAGTACCTTTACCGGGGAGGATGGGGAAAGGAGATAGCCGGCCGCAAGGTTCCACTGGTAAGGGCGGTGCCAGTGGAGGAAGAAGTTTCCTCCACCTCCGAGGTCCTCCCCTACGAGACGGTGAAGGACCTGGTGAAAAAGGTGGATTACCTCGCCGTCGCTTACTGCCCCTGCAGGCAGATGAAGGCCTACGTGGGGGAGGGGTGTGAACACGAAAGGGAGAACTGCTTCCATTTCGGTTCCATGGGACGGTACATCGTGGAGCACGGAATGGGAAGGCAGCTCACCCTGGAGGAGACACTGAAAAAGCTGCAGGAAGCCCACGAGGAAGGCTTGGTCTTCTCCGCGGACAACTACCAGGGAAAGATTTCCACCCTGTGCTGCTGCTGCGGCTGTTGCTGCGTCTTCCTCCAGTGCCGAAAGGCCCTGGGCTACACCAACGCCATGGCGCCCTCCAATTACGTGGCCTCGGTGGATGAAGACGCCTGCACGGGATGCGGGACCTGCGAGGAACGCTGCCCGGTGGGGGCCATATCCCTGGACGGCAGGGAGACCGCCGCCGTAGACGCCGCCGCTTGCCTGGGCTGCGGCGTATGCGTGCCCACCTGCTCCGGTGAGGCGCTGGCCCTGAAGCGCCGGGAAGGAGCCGCGGGGATCCCGACGCTGGAGGAGTTCCTGGCCAGCCAGCTGGAAAGCTGA
- a CDS encoding 4Fe-4S binding protein, producing MSEEIYEKLRELLDRHPAGCPPAEEIMEILKTFFTPEEARVALGLGFRPFPVEEVARRAGVGPEEARVRLESLADKGVVFAREKDGAWGYALLPVMPGIFEFPYMKGLDPGTRGKLTPLWKSYLPKLSREFGTPEVSFSRIVPIQEEVESQPGVLPYDKVYDMIDKAKVVGIARCACRELEQKCDAPREACMLFDETCTYLVERGFGRYLTKEEMKEKLREFDRAGLVHQINNVQERLTFVCNCCPCCCGLLRASLEWGNPNVFTSSGFLPENDPGLCTGCGICADERCPVRAITIDDGRAVVDESRCIGCGLCVTGCPNQAMSLRKKAGVVTPPATTAEMGMRILEQKGKLEGFLELLSP from the coding sequence ATGAGCGAGGAAATCTACGAAAAACTGAGGGAGCTCCTGGACCGCCATCCGGCTGGATGTCCGCCGGCCGAGGAGATCATGGAGATTCTCAAGACCTTCTTCACCCCCGAGGAGGCCCGGGTGGCCCTAGGGCTGGGGTTCCGGCCCTTCCCCGTGGAGGAGGTCGCCCGGCGCGCCGGGGTGGGTCCCGAGGAAGCCCGGGTCCGCCTGGAGTCCCTGGCGGACAAGGGCGTGGTCTTCGCCCGGGAAAAGGACGGGGCCTGGGGGTACGCCCTGCTCCCGGTGATGCCGGGCATCTTCGAGTTCCCCTACATGAAGGGGCTGGACCCGGGGACGCGGGGGAAGCTCACCCCCCTGTGGAAGAGCTACCTGCCCAAGCTGTCGCGGGAATTCGGGACCCCGGAGGTCTCCTTCTCCCGCATCGTCCCCATCCAGGAGGAAGTGGAGAGCCAGCCGGGGGTGCTCCCTTATGACAAGGTCTACGACATGATAGACAAGGCCAAGGTGGTGGGCATCGCCCGCTGCGCCTGCCGGGAGCTGGAACAGAAGTGCGACGCCCCCCGCGAGGCCTGCATGCTCTTCGACGAGACCTGCACCTACCTCGTGGAGCGGGGCTTCGGCCGCTACTTGACCAAGGAGGAGATGAAGGAGAAGCTGCGCGAGTTCGACCGCGCCGGGCTGGTGCACCAGATAAACAATGTACAGGAGCGGCTGACCTTCGTGTGCAACTGCTGCCCGTGCTGCTGCGGGCTGCTGCGTGCCTCCCTGGAGTGGGGGAACCCTAACGTCTTTACCTCCTCGGGGTTCCTCCCGGAGAACGACCCCGGGCTGTGCACCGGCTGCGGTATATGCGCCGACGAGAGGTGCCCCGTGCGGGCCATCACCATCGACGACGGGCGGGCGGTGGTGGACGAGTCCCGCTGCATCGGCTGCGGGCTCTGCGTGACCGGCTGCCCTAACCAGGCCATGAGTCTGAGAAAGAAAGCGGGAGTCGTCACTCCTCCCGCCACGACCGCGGAGATGGGCATGCGTATCCTGGAGCAGAAGGGAAAGCTGGAAGGGTTCCTGGAGCTGCTCAGCCCGTAA
- a CDS encoding fatty acyl-AMP ligase, translated as MRRASNVWEGVASGVERSSRGLIILEEEGERVFTPRELMREALRAAAGLAGLGVRPGDRVGIMAQTTPHTVLTLLGCWAIGAVAVPLPLPMRTVDPSSFMEQSRRRLEKVGAEVLALPGAFLPLVSDLGGGFRLVAMEDLPAGEEASPVPRGRGDVALVQFTSGSTSEPRGVILTHGNILANARAIAEKVGACPRDTVVSWMPLYHDMGLIGFLITALGAGCSLVLMSPQRFVADPSLWLRACGEYRATITGGPNFAFALSTRVLRSGGLEGTDLSSLRLALNGAEPIDPQVLDDLVEAGAEYGLKPEVPYPVYGLAEATLAVTFPEPGNIYQKDYVSRRGIEEGGEAVPCAPESADARCLVSLGRPLRGLEVRIVKEDGTPAGEREVGEVCVRGPSLMQGYWGDAAATAEALRGGWLHTGDLGYLAGGNLFLVGRIKDMVIIGGRNLFPEDVERCAERVEGMRKGNAVAFGVTTRRGRERLVLVGETRLSCPQAAMETARAVSSLVREEIGVPVREVVLVPAGTLPKTSSGKKRRFLCRELYLNEKLQAIARSGAPVMAN; from the coding sequence ATGAGGAGAGCGAGCAATGTCTGGGAAGGGGTAGCATCGGGTGTTGAGCGCTCCAGCCGGGGCTTGATCATACTTGAAGAGGAAGGTGAGCGGGTTTTCACGCCTCGTGAACTCATGCGGGAGGCGCTGCGCGCGGCTGCGGGGCTGGCCGGGCTGGGGGTGAGGCCCGGGGACCGGGTGGGTATTATGGCCCAGACCACCCCTCACACCGTGCTCACCTTGCTGGGATGCTGGGCCATTGGGGCGGTGGCCGTGCCCCTTCCACTCCCCATGCGCACCGTGGATCCCTCCTCCTTCATGGAGCAGAGCAGGCGGAGGCTGGAGAAGGTGGGAGCGGAGGTGCTGGCCCTCCCCGGTGCCTTCCTCCCCCTGGTGTCGGACTTGGGTGGGGGGTTCCGCCTGGTGGCCATGGAAGACCTCCCCGCCGGGGAGGAGGCCTCTCCCGTGCCTCGGGGAAGGGGAGACGTGGCCCTGGTCCAGTTCACCTCCGGCTCCACCAGCGAGCCCCGGGGGGTCATCCTCACCCACGGTAACATCCTGGCCAACGCCCGGGCCATCGCCGAGAAGGTGGGCGCCTGCCCCAGGGACACGGTGGTCTCCTGGATGCCCCTCTACCACGATATGGGGCTCATCGGCTTCCTGATCACCGCCCTGGGCGCGGGTTGCAGCTTGGTACTCATGTCGCCACAGCGCTTCGTGGCCGACCCCTCGCTCTGGCTCCGTGCCTGCGGCGAATACCGGGCCACCATCACCGGGGGTCCCAACTTCGCCTTCGCGTTGTCCACCCGCGTGCTGCGGTCCGGTGGGCTGGAGGGGACAGACCTCTCCTCCCTCCGCCTGGCCCTGAACGGGGCGGAGCCCATCGACCCGCAGGTCCTGGACGACCTGGTGGAGGCCGGCGCGGAGTACGGCCTCAAGCCGGAGGTTCCCTACCCGGTCTACGGGCTGGCCGAGGCCACCCTGGCGGTAACCTTCCCGGAGCCTGGTAACATCTACCAGAAAGATTACGTGTCCAGGAGGGGAATCGAAGAAGGAGGAGAAGCCGTCCCCTGCGCGCCGGAGAGCGCGGATGCCCGCTGCCTGGTATCCCTGGGACGTCCGCTCCGTGGCCTGGAGGTCCGCATCGTCAAGGAGGACGGCACCCCGGCTGGGGAGCGCGAGGTGGGGGAGGTGTGCGTGCGTGGTCCTTCCCTAATGCAGGGATACTGGGGCGATGCCGCGGCCACCGCGGAGGCCCTCCGGGGTGGCTGGCTGCACACCGGGGACCTGGGGTACCTGGCCGGAGGGAACCTATTCCTGGTGGGGAGGATCAAGGACATGGTCATCATCGGGGGGCGCAACCTCTTCCCGGAGGACGTGGAGCGCTGCGCCGAGCGCGTGGAGGGCATGCGCAAGGGCAACGCGGTGGCCTTCGGGGTGACCACCCGGAGGGGACGGGAAAGGCTGGTTCTGGTAGGGGAGACCCGTCTCTCCTGCCCCCAGGCCGCCATGGAGACGGCCCGCGCCGTTTCCTCCCTGGTTCGCGAGGAGATCGGGGTTCCCGTGCGCGAGGTGGTCCTGGTCCCGGCGGGTACCCTCCCCAAGACCTCCAGCGGGAAGAAGAGGCGCTTCCTCTGCCGTGAGCTGTACCTGAACGAGAAACTACAGGCTATCGCCCGGAGCGGCGCACCGGTAATGGCCAACTGA
- a CDS encoding SDR family NAD(P)-dependent oxidoreductase — protein sequence MELQGKVVLITGAARGMGRLHAENFCREGSRVVMTDVDEAELNRAAEELRGRGYEVYAYAFDVSDREACFRVAERVRQEVGPVDVLVNNAGITDCRAVLDLPEHSVRRMMEVNYFGYVWMMQALVPDMVRRGSGHVVNVCSVAGKTGSARMGGYCATKFADIGITDAIRQELRGSGVNFTIVNPGYVATGMFEGAKVPFITRWQDPRKVSEALVEAVKRNRAEICVPRFNVRLVAFLRGLCLPKLLDFLFHLLRVDRSMDTWKEDRGRPF from the coding sequence ATGGAGCTCCAGGGGAAGGTGGTGCTGATCACCGGCGCAGCGCGGGGCATGGGCAGGCTGCACGCCGAGAACTTCTGCCGCGAGGGCTCCCGGGTGGTGATGACCGACGTCGACGAGGCGGAGCTCAACCGGGCGGCGGAGGAGCTCCGCGGGCGCGGGTACGAGGTGTACGCTTACGCCTTCGACGTCTCCGACCGGGAGGCCTGTTTCCGGGTGGCGGAAAGGGTGCGCCAGGAGGTCGGGCCGGTGGACGTCCTGGTGAACAACGCGGGGATAACCGACTGCCGGGCGGTGCTTGACCTGCCGGAACATTCCGTGCGCCGCATGATGGAGGTCAACTACTTCGGGTACGTGTGGATGATGCAGGCCCTGGTACCGGACATGGTCAGACGGGGAAGTGGCCACGTGGTGAACGTTTGTTCGGTGGCCGGGAAGACAGGCTCGGCCAGGATGGGTGGTTATTGCGCCACCAAGTTCGCGGACATCGGCATCACCGACGCCATCCGGCAGGAGCTGAGGGGAAGCGGGGTGAACTTTACCATCGTCAACCCCGGGTACGTGGCTACGGGCATGTTCGAGGGGGCCAAGGTGCCCTTCATCACCCGCTGGCAGGACCCCCGCAAGGTGTCCGAGGCCCTGGTGGAGGCGGTGAAGAGAAACCGCGCCGAGATATGCGTGCCCCGTTTCAACGTGCGGCTGGTGGCCTTCCTGAGGGGACTCTGCCTGCCGAAGCTGCTGGATTTTCTCTTCCACTTGCTGCGCGTGGACCGCTCCATGGACACCTGGAAGGAGGACCGCGGCCGACCTTTCTGA
- a CDS encoding DUF6125 family protein: MELTDRQLEELRLGALTAIDGLWFLEVEATYGFEVALRLDLEVWKKYGLVVLKRMVRMLNLDLSSGEPPDLETVNLLIENICRIDGTECRGEVRGGDEVLFRVTRCSWWENLKKAGREKVVPCEDIDNTIFRHWLRAVDPSLDFEITASLPRGDSFCEWVIRRK, from the coding sequence ATGGAGCTTACGGACCGGCAACTTGAAGAACTGCGGCTGGGAGCCCTTACGGCCATCGACGGGTTGTGGTTCCTGGAGGTGGAAGCGACATACGGGTTCGAGGTCGCCCTGAGGCTGGACCTGGAGGTGTGGAAGAAGTACGGGCTGGTGGTCCTCAAGCGCATGGTCCGCATGCTGAACCTGGACCTCTCCTCGGGAGAGCCGCCGGACCTGGAGACGGTGAACCTCCTGATAGAGAACATCTGCCGCATCGACGGGACGGAATGCCGGGGTGAGGTGCGCGGCGGGGATGAGGTCCTTTTCCGGGTGACCCGCTGCTCGTGGTGGGAGAACCTGAAGAAGGCGGGCCGGGAGAAGGTGGTGCCCTGCGAGGACATCGACAACACCATCTTCCGCCACTGGCTGCGGGCGGTGGACCCCTCCCTGGATTTCGAGATCACCGCCTCCCTCCCGCGCGGCGACTCCTTCTGCGAGTGGGTAATCCGCAGGAAATGA
- a CDS encoding DUF169 domain-containing protein, with the protein MEAPWKEEVGILVELLGLERKPVAVTFTNDEVEVVGRERISFCRALKRAAAGETFVIEAGNSSCPGGSWHCGLSEPPSGPGRRFIQNFLTRGEKLTHSIVSFHRMQALGSPPPTGLADRVVVGPADEASIRPDLVVFLVDPEQACRLITLDHYWDGIPLRVEVTGALCHSAIAYPVVTGRTNVTFGDWTARRMQKYPREVVFVSVPYERLTALVAAVPRCSAGNAPLEIPREIEEHLG; encoded by the coding sequence ATGGAAGCACCGTGGAAGGAAGAGGTCGGTATCCTGGTGGAGCTCCTGGGCCTGGAGCGGAAACCGGTGGCGGTGACCTTCACCAACGACGAGGTAGAGGTGGTCGGCCGGGAGAGGATTTCCTTCTGCCGGGCCCTGAAGCGGGCCGCGGCGGGGGAGACCTTCGTCATCGAGGCCGGTAATTCCTCCTGTCCCGGAGGGTCGTGGCATTGCGGGCTGTCCGAGCCGCCCTCCGGCCCGGGCCGGCGCTTCATCCAGAATTTCCTCACCCGCGGCGAGAAGCTCACCCATTCCATCGTCAGCTTCCACCGCATGCAGGCCCTGGGCTCCCCGCCCCCCACCGGCCTGGCCGACCGGGTGGTCGTCGGTCCGGCGGACGAGGCCTCCATACGGCCGGACCTGGTGGTCTTCCTGGTGGACCCGGAGCAGGCCTGCCGTCTCATCACCCTTGACCATTACTGGGACGGGATTCCGCTCCGGGTGGAAGTGACCGGAGCCCTGTGCCACTCGGCCATCGCCTACCCGGTGGTCACGGGGCGCACCAACGTGACCTTCGGGGACTGGACGGCGCGGCGCATGCAGAAATACCCGAGGGAAGTGGTCTTCGTCTCCGTGCCCTACGAAAGGCTGACTGCCCTGGTGGCCGCCGTTCCCCGGTGTTCCGCCGGCAATGCTCCCCTGGAGATACCCAGGGAGATAGAGGAGCACCTGGGGTAG
- a CDS encoding CbbQ/NirQ/NorQ/GpvN family protein: MREVAYHEHVLEEEPFYLPVGDEVEIFRAAYRARLPVSLKGPTGCGKTRFLEYMAWKLGREDGEPLPLITVACHEDLTAGDLVGRYILVGEETVWVDGPLTAAVKAGGICYLDEVVEARKDTLVLIHPLADHRRILPLEKKGCLVRAHPRFLLVISYNPGYQSMLKDLKISTRQRFAAIDFTYPPPAVEARIIAGEAGVEENLARELARLGELARNLGEPGMEEGPSTRLLIYAARLIGQGVEPRRACETALVSAVSDDPVVQQAMRDLVAAVFP; encoded by the coding sequence GTGCGGGAGGTCGCCTACCACGAGCACGTCCTCGAGGAGGAACCCTTCTACTTGCCGGTGGGCGACGAGGTGGAGATCTTCCGCGCCGCCTACCGGGCCCGTCTTCCGGTGAGCCTCAAGGGTCCCACCGGGTGCGGTAAAACGCGCTTCCTGGAATACATGGCCTGGAAGCTGGGCCGGGAAGACGGGGAACCGCTCCCCCTGATCACCGTGGCCTGCCACGAGGACCTCACCGCCGGCGACCTGGTGGGCAGGTACATCCTGGTGGGCGAGGAAACGGTATGGGTGGACGGTCCCCTCACTGCGGCGGTGAAGGCGGGAGGCATCTGCTACCTGGACGAGGTGGTGGAGGCGCGTAAGGATACCCTGGTGCTCATCCACCCCCTGGCCGACCACCGGCGCATCCTGCCCCTGGAGAAGAAGGGCTGCCTGGTGAGGGCGCATCCCCGTTTCCTCCTGGTCATATCCTACAACCCCGGCTACCAGAGCATGCTCAAGGACCTGAAGATAAGTACCCGGCAGCGCTTCGCGGCCATCGATTTCACCTACCCCCCTCCGGCGGTGGAAGCGCGCATCATCGCCGGGGAGGCCGGGGTGGAGGAGAACCTGGCGAGGGAACTGGCCCGCCTGGGGGAGCTGGCCCGCAACCTGGGGGAGCCGGGGATGGAGGAAGGGCCCTCCACCCGCCTGCTCATCTACGCCGCCCGCCTCATCGGCCAGGGTGTGGAACCGCGCCGGGCCTGCGAGACGGCCCTGGTCTCCGCGGTGTCCGATGACCCGGTGGTGCAGCAGGCAATGCGGGACCTGGTGGCCGCCGTCTTCCCGTGA
- a CDS encoding VWA domain-containing protein, with amino-acid sequence MEDVGDGDRHGIFYHVRGGFGISDRPEPQAPGALSGSTARTAGSAAPWSRNHGSAARQERPANAVSLEEARASLSLFGKGICSRYLQAKPLEEAPAALANPWRPFPFSDGREIYLPGLLDLYADRKDNWRVLRLYVSAQVGQWEAGTFDRPLEPGTFPRKTRRLPPAAEEPLSFIRRFLELFAIPGLAGEIFLFLESARVLSHLSRCYLGLAADLSWYLPRLRAPLEPLDHRCALWNLYFDLLQPLAGPAGGGYPSGMLEAAEGVVRAGAHLRDTLSCTASVYRLLAPLYRRLPEGISGFPSTKEGFPGLEVPLRRPGGSKPSRGGEAEDVEALAVPEEMEEILGADFVSIRFPAGLGEFLRPGMLGRKLEVGKAEGPGRERATAGAAGAEGKAPGQEERRLRYPEWDYLARGYRRDWTTLVQLRAEERGAAEADRLIRGWEELVREVTRQFRMLRYRECSWRKKLVSGEEVDIQAAVERWVSLRCGLPPSEKVYMEKRRLTREVSALFLLDLSASTSAEITKGDHAGETVLDLLLVSVAIMARALEQLGDRYGIFGFSGYGRDRVEFLRIKSFDEAMDEAAWRRLGGLKPMKSTRMGTAVRHARRLLDAEASSLKLMLLLSDGYPQDFDYGEDRSDREYGLRDTAQALREAEAGHIVPFCITVDAAGHDYLRRMCPPHGYLVVSSVEDLPRELPKVYLRLRGA; translated from the coding sequence GTGGAGGACGTCGGCGACGGCGATCGTCATGGCATTTTTTACCATGTGAGGGGCGGCTTCGGCATCTCCGACCGCCCGGAACCCCAGGCGCCGGGAGCCTTGTCGGGGAGCACCGCCCGGACGGCGGGAAGCGCGGCGCCGTGGTCCCGGAACCACGGGTCCGCGGCCCGGCAGGAACGGCCCGCAAACGCGGTGAGCCTGGAGGAGGCGCGGGCCTCCCTCTCCCTCTTCGGCAAGGGCATATGTTCCCGTTACCTGCAGGCCAAGCCCCTGGAGGAGGCGCCGGCGGCCCTGGCCAACCCCTGGAGGCCCTTTCCCTTCAGCGACGGGAGGGAGATATACCTCCCCGGCCTCCTGGACCTCTACGCCGACCGCAAGGATAACTGGAGGGTCCTCCGCCTCTACGTCTCCGCCCAGGTGGGTCAATGGGAAGCGGGCACCTTCGACCGTCCCCTTGAACCTGGAACCTTTCCCCGAAAAACCCGCCGCCTGCCTCCCGCCGCCGAGGAACCCCTGTCCTTCATCCGCCGCTTCCTGGAACTTTTTGCCATACCTGGGCTGGCGGGGGAGATCTTCCTCTTCCTGGAAAGCGCCCGCGTGCTCTCCCACCTCTCCCGATGCTACCTGGGCCTGGCGGCCGACCTCTCCTGGTATCTACCCCGCCTGCGCGCGCCCCTCGAGCCGCTGGACCACCGCTGCGCACTCTGGAACCTTTACTTCGACCTCCTCCAGCCCCTGGCGGGACCCGCGGGAGGGGGTTACCCCTCCGGCATGCTGGAGGCCGCGGAAGGGGTGGTTCGCGCTGGGGCCCACCTGAGGGACACCCTGTCCTGCACCGCCTCCGTATACCGGCTGCTGGCCCCCCTCTACCGCCGCCTCCCGGAAGGGATTTCCGGTTTTCCCTCCACGAAGGAGGGTTTCCCGGGCCTGGAGGTTCCCCTTCGCCGCCCCGGGGGCAGCAAACCCTCCCGCGGAGGTGAGGCGGAGGACGTCGAAGCCCTCGCCGTCCCGGAGGAGATGGAGGAGATCCTGGGCGCGGATTTCGTGTCCATCCGCTTTCCCGCAGGCCTGGGGGAATTCCTCCGACCGGGCATGCTGGGGCGGAAGCTGGAGGTCGGGAAGGCGGAAGGCCCCGGCCGGGAAAGGGCAACGGCGGGAGCGGCGGGCGCCGAGGGGAAAGCGCCGGGGCAAGAGGAAAGGAGGCTGCGCTATCCGGAATGGGATTACCTGGCCCGCGGCTACCGCCGGGACTGGACCACCCTCGTCCAGCTGCGGGCGGAAGAAAGGGGCGCCGCGGAGGCGGACCGCCTCATCCGGGGATGGGAGGAGCTGGTGAGGGAGGTCACCCGCCAGTTCCGCATGCTGCGCTACCGGGAGTGCAGCTGGAGGAAAAAACTGGTATCCGGCGAGGAGGTGGACATCCAGGCGGCGGTGGAACGCTGGGTGTCCCTGCGCTGCGGGCTGCCGCCCTCCGAGAAAGTGTACATGGAAAAGAGGCGCCTCACCCGGGAGGTGAGCGCCCTCTTCCTCCTGGACCTCTCCGCCTCCACCTCCGCGGAGATCACCAAGGGGGACCACGCCGGGGAGACGGTGCTGGACCTCCTCCTGGTCTCGGTGGCCATCATGGCCCGGGCTCTGGAACAGCTGGGCGACCGCTACGGCATCTTCGGTTTCTCGGGATACGGGCGGGACCGGGTGGAGTTCCTGCGCATCAAGTCCTTCGACGAGGCCATGGACGAGGCCGCCTGGCGTCGACTGGGAGGCCTCAAGCCCATGAAGAGCACCCGCATGGGGACCGCGGTGCGTCATGCCCGCCGCCTGCTGGACGCCGAGGCTTCCTCCCTCAAGCTCATGCTCCTGCTCTCCGACGGCTATCCGCAGGACTTCGATTACGGCGAGGACCGCTCGGACCGGGAGTATGGACTGCGGGACACGGCGCAGGCCCTGCGGGAAGCGGAGGCGGGACACATCGTGCCCTTCTGCATCACCGTGGATGCCGCCGGTCACGACTACCTGCGGCGCATGTGTCCTCCCCACGGGTACCTGGTGGTGAGCAGCGTGGAGGACCTTCCGCGGGAGCTGCCCAAGGTTTACCTCCGCCTCCGCGGCGCCTGA